A genomic window from Astatotilapia calliptera chromosome 12, fAstCal1.2, whole genome shotgun sequence includes:
- the slc6a4b gene encoding solute carrier family 6 member 4b isoform X1, which translates to MAGSLTHHSSPNPGYSTNNAVPVPVITQTESRDKWSKKMDFLLSVIGFAVDLGNVWRFPYICYQNGGGAFLIPYILMAIFGGVPLFYMELALGQFHRTGAISIWKHICPIFKGIGYAICIIALYVSFYYNTIIAWALFYFYSSFSSILPWTNCDNVWNTPDCTNYFGMDNITWTNASRSPAEEFYTRNVLEIHKSSGLRDVGGVRWQLMLCLFLIFTIVYFSLWKGVKTSGKVVWVTATLPYIVLFILLIRGATLPGAWRGVVFYLKPQWGKLLETSVWVDAAAQIFFSLGPGFGVLLALSSYNSFTNNCYRDAIVTSLVNCLTSFVSGFVIFTVLGYMAEMRQVEVEDVARDKGPSLLFITYPEAIANMMGSTFFAIIFFVMMITLGLDSTFGGLEAIITAVLDEYPDQFYHRRELFVLCLVVVCFLGSLSTLTNYIIVSSLLKAPPLALFDYKYPDWSIIVGYIVGLSSFIWVPIYMVYKLVWTPGSLKQRLAVCLRPERTIPDIHAENLNMATVP; encoded by the exons ATGGCCGGCAGTCTGACCCACCACAGCTCCCCGAACCCCGGCTATAGCACCAACAACGCGGTCCCGGTGCCGGTCATCACGCAGACGGAGTCCCGAGACAAATGGAGCAAAAAgatggattttctcctgtctgtGATTGGCTTTGCTGTGGACCTTGGGAATGTTTGGAGGTTTCCGTACATATGTTATCAAAACGGTGGCG GTGCTTTCCTTATTCCCTACATTTTGATGGCCATCTTTGGTGGTGTTCCGCTCTTCTACATGGAGCTGGCACTGGGACAGTTTCACAGAACTGGAGCCATATCAATATGGAAACACATCTGTCCCATTTTCAAAG GTATAGGATACGCCATCTGCATCATCGCTCTGTATGTGTCCTTCTACTACAACACCATCATCGCCTGGGCCCTCTTCTACTTCTATTCCTCGTTCTCCAGCATCCTGCCTTGGACTAACTGCGACAATGTGTGGAACACCCCCGACTGCACCAACTATTTTGGCATGGACAACATCACCTGGACAAATGCCTCCAGGTCTCCGGCAGAGGAATTTTACAC GAGGAATGTTCTTGAGATCCACAAGTCATCTGGGCTGAGAGATGTTGGTGGGGTTCGCTGGCAGCTGATGCTTtgcctttttctcattttcaccatAGTGTACTTCAGCCTGTGGAAGGGCGTGAAGACTTCAGGGAAG GTAGTGTGGGTGACCGCCACATTGCCCTATATTGTGCTTTTTATCCTGCTCATTCGAGGCGCCACTCTGCCAGGAGCCTGGAGAGGTGTGGTGTTTTATCTCAAACCACAGTGGGGAAAGCTGCTGGAGACCAGT GTGTGGGTGGACGCTGCTGCTCAGATATTCTTTTCTCTGGGCCCAGGGTTCGGGGtcctcttggctctttcaagcTACAACTCTTTCACAAACAACTGCTATCG CGACGCCATCGTGACCAGCTTGGTAAACTGTCTGACCAGCTTTGTGTCGGGCTTCGTCATCTTTACGGTGCTGGGCTACATGGCAGAGATGAGGCAAGTGGAGGTTGAGGATGTAGCCAGAGACAAAG GACCGAGCCTACTCTTCATCACCTACCCAGAGGCCATTGCAAACATGATGGGCTCGACCTTTTTCGCGATCATCTTTTTTGTGATGATGATCACACTGGGACTGGACAGCACG TTTGGAGGGCTGGAGGCGATCATCACTGCTGTGTTGGATGAATATCCAGATCAGTTCTATCACAGACGGGAACTTTTTGTTCTGTGCTTGGTGGTTGTCTGTTTTTTAGGCTCTCTGAGCACCCTTACCAAT TATATCATTGTGAGCTCCCTGCTGAAAGCACCACCCCTCGCACTGTTTGATTACAAGTACCCGGACTGGAGCATCATAGTCGGGTACATCGTTGGCTTATCATCCTTCATTTGGGTCCCAATCTACATGGTCTACAAGCTGGTGTGGACCCCTGGTTCCCTCAAACAG AGATTGGCCGTGTGTCTGAGGCCCGAGAGGACAATACCAGACATCCACGCTGAGAACCTCAACATGGCCACTGTACCATAG
- the slc6a4b gene encoding solute carrier family 6 member 4b isoform X2: MAGSLTHHSSPNPGYSTNNAVPVPVITQTESRDKWSKKMDFLLSVIGFAVDLGNVWRFPYICYQNGGGAFLIPYILMAIFGGVPLFYMELALGQFHRTGAISIWKHICPIFKGIGYAICIIALYVSFYYNTIIAWALFYFYSSFSSILPWTNCDNVWNTPDCTNYFGMDNITWTNASRSPAEEFYTRNVLEIHKSSGLRDVGGVRWQLMLCLFLIFTIVYFSLWKGVKTSGKVVWVTATLPYIVLFILLIRGATLPGAWRGVVFYLKPQWGKLLETSVWVDAAAQIFFSLGPGFGVLLALSSYNSFTNNCYRDAIVTSLVNCLTSFVSGFVIFTVLGYMAEMRQVEVEDVARDKGPSLLFITYPEAIANMMGSTFFAIIFFVMMITLGLDSTFGGLEAIITAVLDEYPDQFYHRRELFVLCLVVVCFLGSLSTLTNGGAYVVKLLEEFGVGSSIIAVGFLEAIAVSWFYGIHRFSNDVQAMLGKAPGLFWKVCWVAISPAFLAYIIVSSLLKAPPLALFDYKYPDWSIIVGYIVGLSSFIWVPIYMVYKLVWTPGSLKQRLAVCLRPERTIPDIHAENLNMATVP; this comes from the exons ATGGCCGGCAGTCTGACCCACCACAGCTCCCCGAACCCCGGCTATAGCACCAACAACGCGGTCCCGGTGCCGGTCATCACGCAGACGGAGTCCCGAGACAAATGGAGCAAAAAgatggattttctcctgtctgtGATTGGCTTTGCTGTGGACCTTGGGAATGTTTGGAGGTTTCCGTACATATGTTATCAAAACGGTGGCG GTGCTTTCCTTATTCCCTACATTTTGATGGCCATCTTTGGTGGTGTTCCGCTCTTCTACATGGAGCTGGCACTGGGACAGTTTCACAGAACTGGAGCCATATCAATATGGAAACACATCTGTCCCATTTTCAAAG GTATAGGATACGCCATCTGCATCATCGCTCTGTATGTGTCCTTCTACTACAACACCATCATCGCCTGGGCCCTCTTCTACTTCTATTCCTCGTTCTCCAGCATCCTGCCTTGGACTAACTGCGACAATGTGTGGAACACCCCCGACTGCACCAACTATTTTGGCATGGACAACATCACCTGGACAAATGCCTCCAGGTCTCCGGCAGAGGAATTTTACAC GAGGAATGTTCTTGAGATCCACAAGTCATCTGGGCTGAGAGATGTTGGTGGGGTTCGCTGGCAGCTGATGCTTtgcctttttctcattttcaccatAGTGTACTTCAGCCTGTGGAAGGGCGTGAAGACTTCAGGGAAG GTAGTGTGGGTGACCGCCACATTGCCCTATATTGTGCTTTTTATCCTGCTCATTCGAGGCGCCACTCTGCCAGGAGCCTGGAGAGGTGTGGTGTTTTATCTCAAACCACAGTGGGGAAAGCTGCTGGAGACCAGT GTGTGGGTGGACGCTGCTGCTCAGATATTCTTTTCTCTGGGCCCAGGGTTCGGGGtcctcttggctctttcaagcTACAACTCTTTCACAAACAACTGCTATCG CGACGCCATCGTGACCAGCTTGGTAAACTGTCTGACCAGCTTTGTGTCGGGCTTCGTCATCTTTACGGTGCTGGGCTACATGGCAGAGATGAGGCAAGTGGAGGTTGAGGATGTAGCCAGAGACAAAG GACCGAGCCTACTCTTCATCACCTACCCAGAGGCCATTGCAAACATGATGGGCTCGACCTTTTTCGCGATCATCTTTTTTGTGATGATGATCACACTGGGACTGGACAGCACG TTTGGAGGGCTGGAGGCGATCATCACTGCTGTGTTGGATGAATATCCAGATCAGTTCTATCACAGACGGGAACTTTTTGTTCTGTGCTTGGTGGTTGTCTGTTTTTTAGGCTCTCTGAGCACCCTTACCAAT GGTGGTGCCTACGTGGTGAAGCTGCTGGAGGAGTTTGGAGTTGGAAGCTCAATTATTGCAGTGGGTTTCCTTGAGGCTATTGCAGTTTCCTGGTtctatg GAATCCATCGATTTAGCAATGACGTTCAGGCTATGCTTGGGAAAGCCCCGGGACTGTTCTGGAAAGTGTGCTGGGTTGCTATCAGTCCCGCGTTTCTGGCG TATATCATTGTGAGCTCCCTGCTGAAAGCACCACCCCTCGCACTGTTTGATTACAAGTACCCGGACTGGAGCATCATAGTCGGGTACATCGTTGGCTTATCATCCTTCATTTGGGTCCCAATCTACATGGTCTACAAGCTGGTGTGGACCCCTGGTTCCCTCAAACAG AGATTGGCCGTGTGTCTGAGGCCCGAGAGGACAATACCAGACATCCACGCTGAGAACCTCAACATGGCCACTGTACCATAG